The following proteins are co-located in the Manihot esculenta cultivar AM560-2 chromosome 9, M.esculenta_v8, whole genome shotgun sequence genome:
- the LOC110623746 gene encoding calcium load-activated calcium channel-like: protein MATPQFLSSFKYSDSLTVVAISICTAVVCEAISWILIYRTNSYKSLKSSIDKASKKLETMKTETAKVTIKKSKTKKIDRVETSLKESSRDLSLFKFKSGAVVALVLFIVFGLLNSLFEGKVVAKLPFKPIGIVMKMSHRGLQGDDATDCSMAFLYFLCSISIRTNLQKFLGFSPPRGAAGAGLFPMPDPKTN from the coding sequence ATGGCCACACCCCAATTCCTCTCTTCCTTCAAGTACTCCGACAGCCTCACGGTGGTGGCCATCTCCATCTGTACCGCCGTAGTCTGCGAGGCCATCTCCTGGATCTTAATTTACCGCACCAACTCTTACAAATCCCTCAAATCCTCCATCGACAAAGCATCTAAGAAGCTCGAGACTATGAAAACCGAAACCGctaaagtcaccatcaagaaatCCAAGACGAAGAAAATAGACCGCGTGGAGACCTCCTTGAAAGAGTCCAGTCGCGATCTCTCCCTCTTCAAGTTTAAATCCGGCGCCGTTGTCGCCTTAGTTCTCTTCATCGTTTTTGGACTGTTGAATTCTCTCTTCGAAGGGAAAGTTGTCGCCAAATTGCCGTTTAAGCCCATAGGGATCGTGATGAAGATGAGTCATAGAGGTTTGCAAGGTGATGACGCGACGGATTGCTCAATGGCTTTTTTATATTTCCTCTGTTCGATTAGTATCcgcacaaatcttcaaaagttTCTTGGATTTTCGCCGCCGCGTGGAGCTGCTGGGGCCGGATTGTTCCCCATGCCTGATCCGAAAACGAATTGA